AGGCCTGCTctgtcaaggttatggttttttaaagcttcctggaaaaatattttctgacaaaccaagtgaccccacaaactgtaacACGCCAGGTTCCCCtgcccttcattatctcccagagttcactctaaTTAATGTCCACTGAACATTTTTAGCAACATTTACCCAATGGTGTCTGATACTAAAACTTATGAGAGCAAAATGATACTTTAGTCactaaagggaaagggaagttgctcagttgtgtccgactcttcgcgaccccatggactgtagcctaccaggctcctctgtccgtgggattctccaggcaagaatactagagtgggttgtcatttccttctccaaaacacacatataaaaacaaatgacccTATTTAAAGCACACCAGATCGAGGGGTAGGAAACCATTATTCCTAATGGGAAAACTcacaatgaagcagaaatgaaatttttactaaactgaaaatgcaaatactttggaatattttcataaaatacaaatttgatatgaaagtaaaacaaatattGCTTCAACTCTAGAAATATTTAGTTTGTTTGTTGAGTGTCTTCAGTATCAAAATTTTcagacataaagaaaaagaagtaatagGTAAGATGAGACATATTAAAGAACTATGTATTTGAAACAAATGGGACAATTCTTCAAATAATTCACTATAAGAGAGTAAACATGTCAGTATCAGAACAttagaattttctgtttttcagtcagtcacagtgcctggcaaagaACAGGCCCCTAATAAATGCTGAGAAAATCAAGCTGTTAAAGTTTAATTATTCTTTGTAGAGCTCGTTCAGGCAGCAAATTTAGTTATGAGCTTGAAAACATCCCACTCCGCATTTATTCAGGgaagttctgttttgttccaAATGCTGAAAATCACTGAATGGCTAGTTTGTGAACAACGCAGCAACTCTTCGTCTCTTCCAACATTTAACTATGCAACTGGTCATATTTGTCATTGTAGTGTGTAAAGCATATCTTGTCAGGTAGAATTAGGTTTCCCAGTAActacagtgctgctgctgctgctgctgctaagtcgcttcagttgtgtccaactctgtgcgaccccatagacggcagtccaccaggttccgctgtccctgggattctccaggcaagaacactggagtgggtagccatttccttctccagtaactaCAGTGGGAACTTCCTTATTCCCTGCTGAGTTTCACTCAGAGTGGCATCTCCTCCACGGCTCTCAGATCGCCCAAGTTCAGTAAGAAGGAAAGACGTCAGAGACCGTTAGCTCCTGAGGCTTCCGTCCTGACGAGACTAGACACTGATGGAGCACACGGAGGCGGTGCCCAGGGAAACGCAGGGCAGGGCATGGATGCTGACAGGACTTACGCTGACAGCGTCTGCGGGTTCGAAACCTTCCCGCCCCCCCCAGGGACTGTCTCTTTGCTATTATTCCTTGGTCTAAATGAGAAACAGCCATGCGATTTATGATGCTATATGCCATATTCTTTCAAAGTACAAGAATTAAGCCTTCAATGAATTAGATTTTTCAATGCTGAAGCTTTGCACTCAGGGAGTAAGAAATCTGGGCCTTCACAGGCTACACTGGCTTTCTCTCTGTGACTGGAAAGCCCTATGGAAAACTTCCTTCTTGATGggatcctttaaaaaaaacaatcaacGTAGCTTTTCTGCGCCTGCCTACTCCTGGTTCAGGCAGGCTGTGCTTAAGACATAAGATCTGGAATCAGACAAACTTGGACTAGGTTCTGGCTCTCCCTCTTatcaggcttccctcgtggctcagaaggtaaagaatctgcctacaaatgtgggagacccggggcttgatccctgagtcgggaagatctcccggaggagagcatggcaaccccctctaggattcttgcctggagaatcccatggacagaggagcctggcagggtatagtccatggggtcgcaaggagtcagacatgactgagagactaacacaatcACTTTCTCCCTCTTACTGGCTTGGTCATCTTAGCTTTGTTAATTTACTCTCTTTAAATGTCAGTGTTCTTCTGCATGCAGGATAGAGACCGTGCCTGGCATGAGTGGTTCTCGTGCGAATGAGCGCTCAGACCTTGGGCAGTGTGTGTGGTGCACACTATGCTCTCAGTAAGCTCCAACAATTCCCACTATGATCATGAGGTCATGgatcaggtttttaaaaagactggACACTTAGTGCATGAGTTTAACATGCTGGTATAGTCTTAAGCTTTTACAATTAGAATTGAAATGTCCCTGTATGGACCTCTGGGTGCTGCCCATAAATCAAAGCATTTCAAGTAGCGAACAAGGAGCTAATAACATAATCACAACCCAACCATTCCAATTTATTACATAAATTTCACCAGTCTCAGAACCACTATGTGACTTCTGCCCACCACTCCCCCGGTCACCCCAACGTTTTTTCCTCCCTATTATCGGAGTTGGAATAACTCAGCCTTGAAGACTAACCTCAGGATGCGATCTGCACTTTTCTAGGGCTTTCCCATATATCTTATTCGGACTAGATGAAGAAAAAAGTTCTCTGAAGATCGTGTAAAACAAGCCACCTGAAAATCACAGAAAAAGGAGATCTAGCAAAACAAGAACGagacaaatggagagagaaaaagacattcAGGAGGTTTATACTTGCTGTGATTTCAACCTGTAATGGTGATTCCAATAAGCACCACTATTAAGTAGGTAAAATCTCTTCCAGCTTCTTTCACTGTAAAGAGAAAACACCCCTGGTTACACGTGTGCCGGACATGAGCTGGATGCCCTTGGCTTCAGGATTTCCAGCAGGTGAGATGTGGGTTTGGGGCACGGGAGGGGTCGGCGCGTATTCTGGAGCAGCTGCTGTCAAATCTGCGCATTGGAATCACTTGAAAAGTTATTTGGAAAGAACCACAGCCAACTCTGGGAGCAGGGCTGAGGAGTTGGTACTTTAGGTACTTGATCTTAATGCCTCCTTACTAAGATTAggaaatcctttgatccacttccTCTGAACCCTCCCACATGAAGTGGCAGCTCACGCCTCCCAGTTAAAGGCTAGCTCTTCCTCCTGCTCGAAGACCTGGTGGGGACTTCCACCTTGCAAGACACGTGCTCTGACCAGGGTACAAATGTaactggaaggaaggaggaaatggcctACCCCAGCCCTGAAGCGGCCGGAGGCCCCACCAGCAGAGCCAGCCATATCCTAAGGGAGACGGGAAGGGGCGCAAAATACAGACTGGGACGAACGGGAGCTGACTGACCAGCACTCTCCGATCAAACACTGAAGTCTGACAAGCAGCCTGGGAGCTGGTGCACAGCTCGGCtcgtgctgggaaagatggagcgAGCGTGGTCCACATTAAGTGAAGTAAAAATGACAGCACTGCCACAGCGAACTGTGGGTGTACTCAAGTGGGTGTCGGACACCAGGGCTGGCTGTCCCGAGGGGGGCCTGGAAAACACTGCCCACAGGTGCTCTGACAGCCCTGGGGATGGCCCAGCACTGAAGCCAGGTGGCAACAGTCATGACAATGAACAGCTCGGTTTCTGGACCTGACCGCTCTTCACTCCTGGCATTCATTTACCGAAGGAAGGCCAACTCCATCAGGAGGCACTTGCGCAAGCATAAGATTCCCTTGGTCCTTCACTAGAGCTCCTCAGCCATTAACTTGGTGACCCTATGCTGGAAAAGGGGACACTTCAACGTACACCGGACAGAGTCTAAGCTGACATCAATAACCTAAGCAGTCTCTATGGTCCCTCTGTTGAGTACCTGTGGTGGCTATGTAATAAAGAGCCTGGCATGTAAGAGGGTCACAGCTGGGTGGACTTACCAGATGGTCATTTCCCTGATTTTCAAAGTGTAACTGGAATGGCTATACTCAGTCATCAGCAACAATAGTCCCTAAACTAGGTCCTTTGAGGTGCATTGCCCACCATACCATAATCAGAAAAGTCGAATGGAAGCCTCTAAAACTGCCTCCCACtgatcaaaataataaataaaaaacagcaCTGCATCTAAGGGCCAAATGTCAGAGACAGCGCTATTCTTAGAGACTAAAGATAGGTGTGGTTGTCCTAAGAGGTACTGGCGTGGCTATTAGGAAACTGAAGTTAGAAATACTCACATTCAATTTTTAGTTGTGCAAAACTGGGGAAATTAGCCTTATACATACTACTGAGCCTGTCTGAAAAAGTAAACGGTGAGATTCAAATGAGATGAAGTAACACCTGGGAAATCTACTTGTCTGTTACAAAACATCAAACAACGGTTTTATAAGCTCTCTCCACACCAAATTAGTAAAAGTTGAGAAAAGTCTTACAGGCataattcagcaaagttgcatcAAAATCAACCGTGAAATGTGAATTCTCAAATCTGGGAAGAAAATTGCAGGCCTATCTTCTCTGCTTCTGAACTGCCTTCAACGGTTCTACCTTTTAATTTGCGTGAACCGTTTATTATCGGTTCTGAACTTATATAAAGGGCGTTGGCAGCTCCCGTCACGTTTGCTGAGAGACTGATCGCTACACGGAATCCCCTTTACCTTTCTGTGACGTTGAGAGGACAGTTTCCCCGCCCTGACTCCTGTGCACAGACACTTGCTTGCTGCCGTCCTCCTTTGCGCCCTGGGGGCTCCGTCCTTGCGTCCAGATGGATCTCTGGTTGACTCCCCAAATATACCTAGGTCGCCCCGCCGTGTTCTGTTGCAGCCCCCATCTCCATCTGGGCTCAGTCTGCGACCAAGCCCTGTGAGGCACGGAGTGTGGCAGAAACCATGGCTTCCCGGAGCACCCATGCAGCCTCTCCGTGCACCGCACAGCTCTCAGGAGAGTGCAGATCATGCTCCCAGAAGGTCGCCCCGCTCAGGGAAGACGCCAGCTGTGAAGAGCAGACCTTCGCCACCTGCCACACACCCGGCCGGGCGCGGGCTCGAGCGCTCGCGTCCACACCGGTGACGCTGCACGGGCGTGTTCGGCAAAAACGTTAGCTCCAACTGCGTCAATCAAGACAGAACGTCTCCCGAAAGGAGCTGACGCCCAGTTTCCCTTCCCTTCGGCTCTCCTTTCACTGGACTGAAAGTACTTGGATTCCTTTCTCTGCTGACATTCACCTGATCCCCTGCAGGCCCCTCGCAAAGGGACCTGGAAGACCGCTAGGAGCCCTGGGAGTGGTAGTTCGAGGGCGGCACTCCTCCCGGAACTGCCGCGGCGCGGGACGCTCAAGGACTACATCTCCCACAGTGCAAGGCAGCCGGGGCGCGCGCGGACGCCTCGGGGCCTCCCTCACGCCCCAGTGCGGACGCCACGCGCCTCGGCGGGACAGGAAGGCGGGGCTTTGTTGGTGGCCGGCGGGATGGGAGCCCCTGGCGCTGCGTACTTCAGGAACTTGTAAAAATCAAGTTCGCGGTTACAAACCGCCTATCCCGGTGTCCCACTAGAAGGGGCCGTGCCAACTGGGGAATTCTCGGTCTGACTGTGGCCCTGCTGTTGCCTCTGGGCAGACGATGTAGCCTTTTCGTTTGGTGTTCTTAAACAAGTCGGGCAGGAAGTAGCGAAGACTACCCCAGAGCCAGCAGGTGGGGAGGGCGAAGCACTCTCAGAGCCTgcgtggaagcacagagtccgcGTTGCGCTCTCGCCGCCGCCAGGCGTCCTCGGCGTCGGCGTCGGCGTCGGCGCCAGGTCCCCTGGAGCCGGCTGATAGGCGGAGTTGCTCTCGGCCCCGCCCCCCCACAGCTCCTCTGCGCACGCGCCAGCGAGGGGACGTGTCCCGGGGCGGTGCGACGGCCAGGAGGAGGAGCGTCGGCGCTGGGTATCCATGGCGATCGGACGCGGCCGGCTCTTGCAGCTGCAATGGCAGTGCCTCTTGGCGCGGCCCCCGCCTCTTGGCTGCTTTGGCTCAGCTTTCGGGAGCCCCGGCGCTGCCGCGGGGCGCGCAGGGCTCAGGTGACTCTCCGGGGGTGGGGTGGCGTTGGGGCGGGCGCCCGGGAGCCCCGACAGGACTAGCCCCTCGCTCCCCcgcctccctttctctttcttttcattgattccGACCTGTTAGCGCGGGAAAGGTCTGGAAGGACGGAGAGAGGAAGTGTCTAAAACTTGGAAGCGTGGGGGTAACTCCAAGTCACGGTACAAGTCGAGGAGCTTCCCTGGAATATTCTGTCTCCTCGGTTCACTCAGTTAGTGGGCCCTGGGGGTACGGGGGCGTGCGAGCCCCTAGACCTGGAGCAGCCCTCGCGGAGAGCCGCCGCGTGGACGCGCCCACCTACGCGGGCAGGTGGGAATCTCCGCGCTCCCGCGCCGCGTAGCCGGCAAGGCTCCCCTCCAAAGCATGTTCCCGAAGTTATTTCCTACCTAATTCTGGGGCcgggtttttgtcttttttatgacTTTAGAAAAGTCGATTCTACTTATCAAAACATAATCAATTTTCTCTCCTGCACCCAGTTCACGAATGGAGGACTCAGCCCCCTAACCAGGTAACGCTTTTAGGCAGGTTGGTCTGGGAGCTGCACCTCCGCCATCACGGCCAGGTTTGCGTTTCTGAGCAGACCCTGAGGGGATGCCTTCTGTTAATAGA
The Capricornis sumatraensis isolate serow.1 chromosome 21, serow.2, whole genome shotgun sequence genome window above contains:
- the TIMM21 gene encoding mitochondrial import inner membrane translocase subunit Tim21, which codes for MICTLLRAVRCTERLHGCSGKPWFLPHSVPHRAWSQTEPRWRWGLQQNTAGRPRYIWGVNQRSIWTQGRSPQGAKEDGSKQVSVHRSQGGETVLSTSQKVKEAGRDFTYLIVVLIGITITGGLFYTIFRELFSSSSPNKIYGKALEKCRSHPEVISVFGEPVKGYGEATRRGRRQHVSFIEYTKDGLKHMRVKFYIQGSEPGKQGTVHLEVKENPESGEYEFRYIFVELEPYSRTIVIEDNRS